From Staphylococcus sp. M0911, a single genomic window includes:
- a CDS encoding glucose 1-dehydrogenase translates to MSVLDKFKLENKVAIVTGGASGLGKAMGKALAEAGANLVIADMNLEVGQQTAKEFEEETGNKAIACEVDVTNIDQVNAMVKETMDTFGHIDILFNNAGINEHVNFEDMPYERWKKTMDVNLNSMVLVTNAVGEVFRKQQSGVIVNTSSMSGVIVNTPQPQAAYNTSKAAVIMLTKSLANEWAKHNIRVNTIAPGYMKTELTKDYFAKGGDMIDTWMNMTPMNRPGVPEELQGAALYLASDASSFVTGSVITVDGGYTAL, encoded by the coding sequence ATGTCAGTATTAGATAAATTTAAATTAGAAAATAAAGTTGCGATTGTAACAGGTGGTGCATCTGGTTTAGGTAAAGCCATGGGGAAAGCATTAGCTGAAGCGGGTGCCAATCTTGTGATTGCTGATATGAATTTAGAAGTTGGTCAACAAACAGCTAAAGAATTCGAAGAAGAGACAGGCAACAAAGCAATTGCTTGTGAAGTAGATGTTACAAATATTGATCAAGTTAACGCTATGGTAAAAGAAACAATGGATACATTCGGTCATATCGATATTTTATTTAACAATGCAGGTATTAATGAGCATGTTAACTTTGAAGATATGCCGTATGAACGTTGGAAAAAAACGATGGATGTTAACTTAAATAGTATGGTATTAGTAACGAACGCAGTAGGAGAAGTATTCCGTAAACAACAAAGCGGTGTGATCGTAAATACATCTTCAATGTCAGGTGTTATTGTTAACACACCACAACCACAAGCTGCATATAATACATCAAAAGCAGCTGTTATCATGTTAACTAAAAGTTTAGCTAACGAATGGGCTAAACATAATATCCGTGTCAACACTATTGCACCAGGATACATGAAAACAGAATTAACAAAAGATTATTTCGCTAAAGGCGGCGACATGATTGATACTTGGATGAACATGACACCAATGAATCGTCCAGGTGTTCCTGAAGAATTACAAGGTGCTGCACTTTACTTAGCTTCAGATGCATCATCATTCGTTACAGGATCAGTCATTACTGTTGATGGTGGTTACACTGCATTATAA
- a CDS encoding YhgE/Pip domain-containing protein produces the protein MNIFKSKLLWLTPIAIILILMIFAIAFYPAFNPKPKDMPIAIVNHDEGTSIQGKKMNIGDKLEDKLLDSDSKAIKWVKVDSEKDAKQGMEDEKYYGAAIFEKDFSKHAMSKTQKVVMDSKKAEMKEKVESGEVPAQQAQMMAKKMGNQSVDVKQAQLKTIVSQGSSLQGSQMATNVLSGMGDNINKQITKQSLQTLEKQNVKVDAKDIDSVTNPVKVDNEKINKVKDHQGGGNAPFLMFMPIWMGSIVISVLLFFAFRTSGNIKIAHRLIASVGQIIFTVIAAFLGSFAYVYFMGGALGFDFDHPNRVATFVALAIMGFVGLILGTMTWLGMKSVPIFFIAMFFSMQMVMLPKQMLPKFYQRYIVDWNPFVHYATSLKEIIYMNHHIELNSTMWMLIGFMIFGAVSSLLAAAIRKHSTKRTEVPS, from the coding sequence ATGAATATATTTAAAAGCAAATTACTATGGTTGACACCAATCGCAATCATTTTAATATTAATGATTTTTGCAATTGCATTTTATCCAGCGTTTAATCCTAAACCTAAAGATATGCCAATCGCAATTGTAAATCACGATGAAGGTACTTCTATTCAAGGTAAAAAGATGAATATTGGTGACAAACTAGAAGATAAATTATTAGATAGTGATTCTAAAGCAATCAAATGGGTCAAAGTAGATAGCGAAAAAGATGCTAAACAAGGCATGGAAGATGAAAAATATTATGGCGCTGCTATATTTGAAAAAGATTTTTCTAAACATGCGATGAGTAAAACTCAAAAAGTAGTCATGGACAGCAAAAAAGCTGAAATGAAAGAGAAAGTTGAATCTGGTGAAGTGCCAGCGCAACAAGCACAAATGATGGCTAAAAAAATGGGTAATCAAAGTGTTGATGTCAAACAAGCACAATTAAAAACAATTGTAAGCCAAGGATCAAGTTTACAAGGTTCTCAAATGGCTACAAATGTATTGTCAGGTATGGGTGACAATATTAACAAACAAATTACTAAACAAAGTCTTCAAACATTAGAAAAACAAAATGTTAAAGTTGATGCTAAAGATATTGATTCTGTAACTAACCCTGTTAAAGTGGATAATGAAAAAATCAATAAAGTAAAAGACCATCAAGGTGGCGGTAACGCACCATTCTTAATGTTTATGCCAATTTGGATGGGATCAATTGTTATTTCTGTTCTACTATTCTTCGCATTTAGAACAAGTGGTAATATTAAAATTGCACATCGTTTAATAGCTTCTGTAGGACAAATTATCTTTACAGTGATTGCAGCATTTCTTGGTAGCTTTGCATATGTGTACTTTATGGGAGGCGCACTAGGATTTGACTTCGATCATCCAAACCGTGTTGCAACGTTTGTAGCGTTAGCGATTATGGGATTTGTTGGTTTAATATTAGGAACAATGACTTGGTTAGGTATGAAATCTGTGCCAATCTTCTTCATTGCAATGTTCTTTAGTATGCAAATGGTAATGTTACCAAAGCAAATGTTACCTAAGTTCTATCAACGTTATATTGTAGATTGGAATCCATTCGTACATTATGCTACAAGCTTAAAAGAAATCATTTATATGAATCACCATATTGAGTTGAATTCAACAATGTGGATGCTTATTGGATTTATGATTTTTGGTGCTGTATCTAGTTTATTAGCAGCAGCTATTAGAAAACATAGTACAAAACGTACTGAAGTACCATCATAA
- a CDS encoding sucrose-specific PTS transporter subunit IIBC, translating into MNYKQSAEEILNAIGGEENLDSMAHCATRLRLILNDESKVDEEALSKMDVVKGTFSTGGQYQIIIGSGTVNKVFNEMEHITGKEASTTSEVKDKSTKNMNPLQRFVKMLSDIFVPIIPAIVAGGLLMGLNNLLTAKDLFYAGKSLIEVHSQFAGLADMINIFANAPFTLLPILIGFSAAKRFGGNPFLGAALGMILVHPSLMSAYDFPKAVEAGKAIPHWDVFGLHINQVGYQGQVLPMLVAAYILATIEKWLRKVVPTVLDNLLTPLLSIFITAFLTFLFVGPITRQLGYWLSDGLTWLYEFGGAIGGLIFGLLYAPIVITGMHHSFIAVETTLIADQAKTGGSFIFPIATMSNMAQGGAALASFFIIKNNKKLKGVASAAGISAVLGITEPAMFGVNLKLRYPFIGAIVGSGLGAAYISFFKVKAIALGTAGIPGFISINPNHGGWLHYLIGMVIAFVVSVIVTFVLSKRKKYKEVQ; encoded by the coding sequence ATGAACTATAAACAATCTGCAGAAGAGATACTTAATGCCATTGGCGGTGAAGAGAACTTAGATTCAATGGCCCATTGTGCAACCAGACTTAGATTAATATTGAATGATGAGAGTAAAGTTGATGAAGAAGCCTTATCTAAAATGGATGTTGTTAAAGGAACATTTTCAACTGGTGGACAATATCAAATTATTATAGGGTCTGGAACTGTTAATAAAGTATTTAACGAAATGGAACATATCACTGGTAAAGAAGCGTCTACGACTTCTGAAGTGAAAGACAAATCGACTAAAAATATGAATCCATTACAACGATTTGTCAAAATGCTATCTGATATTTTTGTACCAATTATTCCGGCAATCGTAGCTGGTGGCTTATTAATGGGTTTAAACAATCTATTAACAGCTAAAGACTTATTTTATGCAGGTAAATCTTTAATTGAGGTACACAGCCAATTCGCAGGACTAGCAGATATGATTAATATATTTGCGAATGCGCCATTTACATTGTTACCTATATTAATTGGTTTTAGTGCTGCTAAAAGGTTTGGGGGCAATCCGTTTTTAGGGGCTGCACTCGGTATGATTTTAGTACATCCAAGTTTAATGAGTGCCTATGATTTTCCAAAAGCAGTAGAAGCAGGTAAAGCGATTCCGCATTGGGACGTATTTGGATTACATATTAACCAAGTGGGTTATCAAGGACAAGTATTGCCTATGCTTGTGGCAGCTTATATATTAGCCACAATTGAAAAGTGGTTGCGTAAAGTAGTTCCAACTGTATTGGACAATTTATTAACACCATTGTTATCTATCTTTATCACAGCGTTTTTAACATTTTTATTTGTTGGCCCAATTACAAGACAACTAGGTTATTGGTTATCTGATGGATTAACTTGGTTATATGAATTCGGTGGTGCTATTGGAGGATTAATCTTCGGTTTATTATATGCACCTATTGTCATTACAGGTATGCATCACAGCTTTATTGCAGTGGAAACAACGCTGATTGCAGATCAAGCTAAAACGGGTGGTTCATTTATATTCCCAATTGCTACGATGTCTAATATGGCACAAGGTGGGGCAGCCTTAGCATCATTCTTTATTATAAAAAATAATAAAAAATTAAAAGGTGTTGCTTCAGCAGCAGGTATTTCAGCAGTTTTAGGTATCACAGAGCCAGCCATGTTTGGTGTTAACTTGAAACTACGATATCCATTTATTGGTGCCATCGTTGGCTCTGGTTTAGGAGCAGCCTATATTTCATTCTTTAAAGTCAAAGCTATTGCATTGGGGACTGCAGGTATACCAGGATTTATTTCAATCAATCCTAACCATGGTGGTTGGTTACATTATCTAATCGGTATGGTCATTGCATTTGTAGTATCTGTGATTGTAACGTTTGTCTTATCTAAAAGAAAAAAATATAAAGAAGTTCAATAA
- a CDS encoding NAD(P)/FAD-dependent oxidoreductase: protein MEDVTIIGGGPAGLFASFYSGLRGMSVRIIDVQDKLGGKMQVYPEKIIWDIGGVAPKPCYQVIEDMIQQGLHFNPKVNLNERVIDIRKIDERHFEVETEKGHIFHSKSVIFAIGGGIINPKPLNIKGAERYQLTNLHYVVQSFGRFKGKDVLISGGGNTALDWARDIAQIANSVTVIFRKPEVSGYEAMTKVLEDLNVTLIPHTQISELIGNEEDTYIHQVKLENIETGEMTIASFDDVIISHGFDHENPLLKDCTSQFELYDEYRVKGFGNTTTNIPGIFACGDIVHHEAKVHLIASAFSDAGNAANLVKTYIQPDAPTEGYVSSHNDIFKESNKEIINQYLF, encoded by the coding sequence ATGGAAGACGTTACAATTATAGGTGGCGGGCCAGCAGGCTTATTTGCAAGCTTTTACTCAGGTCTAAGAGGGATGTCTGTGAGAATCATAGACGTTCAAGATAAATTGGGTGGAAAGATGCAAGTTTATCCAGAAAAAATTATATGGGATATAGGTGGCGTAGCACCTAAACCATGTTACCAAGTAATTGAAGATATGATTCAACAAGGGTTACACTTTAATCCTAAAGTGAATTTAAATGAACGTGTCATAGATATAAGAAAAATAGATGAAAGACACTTTGAAGTTGAAACTGAAAAAGGCCATATCTTCCATTCTAAATCGGTTATTTTTGCAATCGGTGGTGGGATTATAAATCCTAAACCATTAAATATCAAAGGGGCTGAAAGATATCAACTGACGAACTTGCATTATGTCGTGCAATCATTTGGAAGATTTAAGGGGAAAGATGTACTTATTTCTGGTGGCGGCAATACTGCGTTAGATTGGGCGCGTGATATTGCTCAAATTGCGAACAGTGTGACAGTTATATTTAGAAAACCAGAAGTGTCTGGATATGAAGCAATGACTAAAGTTCTAGAAGATTTAAATGTAACATTGATACCACATACACAAATTAGTGAACTCATAGGTAACGAAGAAGATACGTATATTCACCAAGTTAAATTAGAAAACATAGAGACAGGAGAAATGACTATAGCGTCATTTGATGACGTCATCATTAGCCATGGCTTTGATCATGAAAATCCGCTATTAAAGGATTGTACATCACAATTTGAATTATATGATGAATATCGAGTTAAAGGTTTTGGAAATACAACTACTAATATTCCAGGTATCTTTGCATGTGGTGATATTGTACATCATGAAGCAAAAGTTCACTTGATTGCGAGTGCCTTTAGTGATGCAGGTAACGCAGCTAACCTTGTTAAAACGTATATTCAACCTGATGCTCCAACAGAAGGCTATGTGTCAAGTCATAATGATATCTTCAAAGAGTCTAATAAAGAAATTATAAACCAATATTTATTTTAA
- a CDS encoding TetR/AcrR family transcriptional regulator: MKEDRRVRKTKSAIKYAFIQLLKERSLENITVQDIADKADINRGTFYLHYEDKYLLLTDMEDECIEQISKFTQFSEIQGDNVEMIATLFIDKVLRNIIQHVYDNLDFYNTILSLERKSRLEEKISDLIQYNMKHQVSVDNKIEGIPEMYFHSYVSGATISIIRYWVLDSNRISVDELVTHIFKIIYYGPLRIMAEQRYNHMN; encoded by the coding sequence TTGAAAGAAGATAGACGCGTTCGCAAAACTAAATCTGCAATTAAGTATGCTTTCATACAATTATTGAAAGAACGAAGCCTTGAAAATATTACAGTTCAAGATATTGCAGATAAAGCTGACATCAATCGAGGTACTTTTTATTTACATTATGAAGATAAATATTTACTCCTCACTGATATGGAAGATGAGTGTATAGAACAAATTTCTAAATTCACTCAATTCTCAGAGATTCAAGGCGATAATGTAGAAATGATAGCAACATTATTTATTGATAAAGTGTTGCGTAACATTATTCAACATGTGTATGATAATCTAGACTTTTACAATACGATTTTGAGTTTAGAAAGAAAAAGTCGCTTAGAAGAAAAAATAAGCGATTTGATACAATATAATATGAAACATCAAGTCAGTGTCGATAACAAAATTGAAGGCATCCCTGAAATGTATTTTCATAGTTACGTATCTGGTGCTACAATATCTATCATTAGGTATTGGGTATTAGACTCAAACCGTATCTCTGTTGACGAATTAGTGACACACATTTTTAAAATTATTTATTACGGTCCACTAAGGATTATGGCCGAACAGAGATATAACCATATGAATTAA
- a CDS encoding magnesium transporter CorA family protein, translating into MITAYKHSNQINNEIIETPIDQQALWINVVEPDREEIEYLMDHYHLPEDFIRDPLDSEESARIEYDEDTGYSLIIIDLPLINSTNRSVLSFITIPLGIVIGNGIVMTICDAENEFLENFSRQDNINLKFHSRFALEILTTIANHYNRNLRLLNKSRIRIERELKNNITNKQLFKLMEVEKSLVYFLAALKGNDTIIKKLFRLPAIKRFEDDEELLEDLIIENNQAIETTELHQRILESITTSYASLLSNDMNTIMKTLTMFTVLLTLPTLVFSFFGMNVPLPLDDHSYISWIIVVGISLILVAIVSVYLWRKQKL; encoded by the coding sequence ATGATCACTGCATATAAACATTCAAATCAAATTAATAATGAAATTATTGAAACACCAATAGATCAACAAGCATTATGGATTAATGTTGTTGAACCTGATAGAGAAGAAATCGAATATTTAATGGATCACTATCATTTACCTGAAGATTTTATACGAGATCCATTAGATTCAGAAGAAAGCGCACGTATCGAATATGATGAAGACACTGGATACTCTCTCATTATTATCGATTTACCATTAATCAATTCTACTAATCGTAGTGTTTTATCATTTATTACGATTCCGCTGGGTATCGTCATTGGAAATGGTATTGTTATGACAATTTGTGATGCTGAAAATGAGTTCTTAGAGAATTTTTCAAGACAAGATAATATTAATCTCAAATTTCATAGTCGCTTCGCTTTAGAAATATTAACTACTATTGCGAACCATTATAATAGAAACTTAAGATTGCTTAATAAATCAAGAATTCGTATTGAAAGAGAATTAAAGAATAACATTACAAATAAACAACTTTTCAAATTAATGGAAGTTGAAAAAAGTTTAGTCTACTTTTTAGCCGCATTAAAAGGTAACGATACCATTATTAAAAAATTATTCCGTTTGCCTGCTATTAAACGATTTGAAGATGACGAAGAGTTACTGGAAGATTTAATTATTGAAAATAACCAAGCGATAGAAACTACTGAGTTACATCAGCGCATTTTAGAAAGTATTACAACATCCTATGCATCACTATTATCTAATGATATGAACACCATTATGAAAACTTTAACAATGTTTACGGTGTTACTAACCCTTCCAACACTCGTATTTAGTTTCTTTGGTATGAATGTTCCATTACCATTAGATGATCATAGTTATATTTCTTGGATTATCGTTGTTGGTATCTCACTGATACTTGTTGCGATTGTCAGTGTATACTTATGGCGAAAACAGAAGTTATAA
- a CDS encoding YcnI family protein has protein sequence MFKKLISMSFILFIALGLFKVADAHVTLNPNESEPKSYDKYDVRVPVEQNDNTIKVELTVPKGVNLENVAPVDGFKHSFEKDKKGNITKVTWKATGKGIGPNEFIEFPIVAANPDKEGSFKWKAVQTYDNGDVVKWDGKEDSEHPAPITTVKKGANPNGSHSDQSSTTSGSTIALWIVSIVAILLSLIAIFKKARK, from the coding sequence ATGTTTAAAAAATTAATATCGATGAGTTTTATTTTATTTATTGCATTAGGACTATTTAAAGTTGCCGATGCACATGTCACATTAAATCCTAATGAGAGCGAGCCCAAATCATATGATAAATATGATGTACGTGTTCCAGTAGAACAAAATGACAACACAATAAAAGTAGAGTTAACAGTACCAAAAGGTGTGAATCTTGAAAATGTAGCACCAGTAGACGGTTTTAAGCATTCTTTCGAAAAAGATAAAAAAGGGAACATCACAAAAGTAACATGGAAGGCCACTGGTAAAGGTATCGGTCCAAATGAATTTATAGAATTTCCAATTGTAGCGGCTAATCCTGATAAAGAAGGTAGTTTCAAATGGAAAGCCGTTCAAACATATGATAACGGTGATGTCGTAAAATGGGACGGAAAAGAAGATAGTGAACATCCTGCACCAATTACAACTGTGAAAAAAGGTGCTAATCCAAATGGTTCACATAGTGATCAATCATCAACTACAAGTGGTAGTACAATTGCACTATGGATAGTATCTATTGTCGCAATTTTACTTTCACTAATTGCAATTTTTAAGAAAGCACGTAAATAA
- a CDS encoding 3-hydroxybutyrate dehydrogenase, giving the protein MNRNVIVTGSGQGIGYAIAQAFDQQGDRVFIFDMSKDAAEAAAQSLEKGVAYQVDVTDETTVKNAIKDVTNQYGAIDVLVNNAGIQYISKIEDFPLDKWNQVIGVIQTGTFLMTKHVLPSMKQQQQGRIITISSAHGEMADPFKSAYVASKFAQIGFTKTIALETVDDGITANAVLPGPVRTKLIENQLAKLAEQDGTTEQEAMEKHITSKSPMNRLLEPSEIADTVVFLASDGASAITGETISVSGGSNA; this is encoded by the coding sequence ATGAATAGAAATGTTATCGTTACAGGATCAGGTCAAGGTATTGGCTATGCTATCGCACAAGCGTTTGATCAACAAGGTGATCGTGTATTCATTTTTGATATGAGCAAAGACGCAGCTGAAGCAGCAGCTCAGTCATTAGAGAAAGGTGTTGCATATCAAGTAGATGTTACAGATGAAACGACGGTTAAAAATGCTATCAAAGATGTAACTAATCAATACGGTGCTATCGATGTTTTAGTTAACAATGCAGGCATTCAATATATATCTAAAATTGAAGACTTCCCATTAGACAAATGGAACCAAGTTATTGGTGTTATTCAAACAGGCACATTCTTAATGACTAAACATGTATTACCAAGCATGAAACAACAACAACAAGGCCGTATTATCACTATTTCATCAGCACATGGTGAAATGGCTGATCCATTCAAATCAGCGTATGTAGCATCTAAATTCGCACAAATTGGTTTCACAAAAACAATTGCACTTGAAACAGTCGATGATGGTATTACTGCAAATGCTGTATTACCTGGACCTGTTCGTACAAAATTAATCGAAAACCAACTTGCAAAATTAGCAGAACAAGATGGTACTACTGAACAAGAAGCAATGGAAAAACATATTACAAGTAAATCACCAATGAATCGCTTATTAGAACCTTCTGAAATAGCTGATACTGTTGTTTTCTTAGCATCAGATGGTGCATCTGCGATCACAGGTGAAACAATCAGTGTTTCTGGCGGTTCAAACGCATAA
- a CDS encoding MarR family transcriptional regulator — protein sequence MELTYQFLLRSLAHQMKNYADRRLDDFGITQEQSHTLGYIYRHQDKGISQKDLMHFFDRKGSTVSNILKNLETQGLVFRKVNPQDTRSKILKLTDEGVSLVESFTKVFDEIEERMLLNFSDEEKIRLKENLEQMMKNLE from the coding sequence ATGGAATTAACGTATCAATTTTTATTAAGAAGCTTAGCGCACCAAATGAAAAACTATGCAGATCGAAGGTTAGATGATTTCGGAATTACTCAAGAACAGAGCCATACATTAGGTTATATTTATCGACATCAAGATAAGGGTATATCTCAAAAAGATTTGATGCATTTTTTTGATAGAAAAGGATCTACAGTTAGTAACATACTAAAAAATTTGGAGACACAGGGATTAGTTTTTCGTAAAGTAAACCCACAAGATACACGTAGTAAAATATTAAAACTAACAGATGAAGGCGTGTCGTTAGTTGAATCATTTACAAAAGTGTTTGATGAAATTGAAGAACGAATGTTATTAAATTTTTCAGATGAAGAAAAAATAAGATTAAAAGAAAATTTGGAACAGATGATGAAAAACTTAGAATAA
- a CDS encoding LysR family transcriptional regulator: MINTNSVQYLEAVGRFGSISRAAKHLYISQPYLSKFIKDIETELGVTLINRESNPITLTYAGERYLDYMNQINYTYKEMKQELQNISELKKGRLVIGVNPILAAHTLYDILPEFIKAYPGIELKLIEEPSHRIEQLLIDNKIDIALTILPFYQGTFKYDVLYSEAIYLALPPDYALLLSQQSEEKNTEDIHDDIRNERFILLKPNMALRHLTDQILENHDITPQIAMETMSVDNALRLVNEGLGMTYVPESVKNSMPQFKGHFIKLDASKYANHVVLAYKYDKLNHLSKGAYAFLEMAKSIYRK, translated from the coding sequence ATGATTAACACAAATTCGGTCCAATATTTAGAAGCGGTAGGACGTTTTGGTAGTATATCTCGAGCAGCCAAACATTTATATATTTCTCAACCATATTTGAGTAAGTTTATTAAGGACATAGAAACTGAATTAGGTGTTACTTTGATAAATAGAGAAAGTAACCCTATCACATTAACGTATGCTGGTGAACGCTATTTAGATTATATGAACCAAATTAACTATACATATAAAGAAATGAAGCAAGAATTACAGAATATTTCAGAATTAAAAAAGGGAAGATTAGTAATAGGTGTGAATCCCATATTAGCAGCTCATACGTTATACGATATATTGCCTGAATTTATAAAAGCGTATCCCGGTATCGAATTAAAGTTAATTGAAGAGCCGTCTCATCGAATAGAGCAGCTTCTGATAGATAATAAAATAGATATCGCATTAACGATATTACCGTTTTATCAAGGGACTTTTAAGTATGATGTTTTATATTCAGAAGCGATTTATTTAGCATTACCTCCTGATTACGCATTACTCTTAAGTCAACAAAGTGAGGAAAAAAATACGGAAGACATACATGATGATATAAGAAATGAACGATTTATATTATTGAAACCCAATATGGCGTTAAGACATCTTACAGATCAAATTCTAGAAAATCATGATATCACGCCACAAATTGCAATGGAGACCATGAGTGTTGATAATGCATTAAGATTAGTAAATGAAGGATTAGGTATGACTTATGTTCCTGAGAGTGTTAAAAATAGTATGCCTCAGTTTAAAGGACATTTTATCAAACTCGATGCTTCTAAATATGCTAATCACGTTGTGTTAGCTTATAAATATGATAAACTCAATCATTTGTCCAAAGGTGCATATGCATTTTTAGAAATGGCAAAGTCGATTTATAGGAAGTAA
- a CDS encoding phosphatase PAP2 family protein, translated as MVISKKLASATLGVLIFVLCVATFLDQSISKHLMDQNSLFGTIFQNYGLFPPTIVLIISMIIFNYYVFKTFKSRLAQTIILIVSFVYTLIKTNALVSETVQYMMSTSENIKKHKPMGMANNEGNTGEALSIGLSFLISFIILIVIAFICYQFWLKRIDMSELERLFKVSMISFMILLIGLELVDNMKELWGRVRPYEIEDKAGHFTNWLTINGNTGHSSFPSGHTGNGAFFMFFAFYFKKLSTRQWMFIIGLIYSVLMALSRIRIGAHFTSDVTMSLIIMFSLMLIADFLIKKLTTHHSTPHYE; from the coding sequence ATGGTTATTTCAAAAAAACTTGCTTCAGCTACATTAGGTGTTCTTATTTTTGTTTTATGTGTTGCAACGTTTTTAGATCAATCGATTTCTAAACATTTAATGGATCAAAACTCGTTATTCGGCACTATTTTCCAAAATTACGGACTCTTCCCACCCACAATTGTACTAATAATATCTATGATTATTTTTAACTATTATGTGTTTAAGACATTTAAGAGTAGATTGGCTCAAACTATCATTTTGATAGTATCTTTTGTTTATACATTAATTAAGACTAATGCATTGGTATCTGAAACTGTACAATACATGATGTCTACATCAGAAAACATTAAAAAGCATAAACCTATGGGTATGGCAAATAACGAAGGAAACACTGGTGAAGCTTTATCTATTGGATTGAGTTTCTTAATTTCATTTATTATCTTAATCGTTATAGCATTCATTTGTTATCAATTTTGGCTAAAACGTATAGATATGTCAGAATTAGAAAGACTATTCAAAGTCTCTATGATTAGCTTTATGATATTACTCATCGGATTAGAACTCGTTGATAATATGAAAGAACTTTGGGGTCGTGTCAGACCATATGAAATTGAAGATAAAGCAGGTCATTTTACCAATTGGCTAACAATTAATGGTAATACAGGGCATAGTTCCTTCCCTTCTGGACATACTGGAAACGGCGCTTTCTTCATGTTCTTTGCATTTTACTTTAAAAAACTATCAACGAGACAGTGGATGTTTATTATAGGATTAATCTATAGTGTATTGATGGCTCTTAGTAGAATAAGAATTGGCGCTCACTTTACGAGTGATGTCACTATGAGCTTAATTATCATGTTTAGTTTAATGTTAATTGCTGATTTCCTTATCAAAAAATTAACAACTCACCACTCAACGCCACACTACGAATAA
- a CDS encoding DUF2871 domain-containing protein produces the protein MRRLLYSFLIYMIIGLFSGFYYRELTKMHDFTGDTQLSLVHTHTLILGMFMFLLLLPLEKVFKLSSYYLFNWFFVIYHIGLLVTIGMMTVKGTYQVIGKTVPASFPGFAGMGHTAMLAALLILFFLLRQAIIKEPRD, from the coding sequence ATGCGTAGATTATTATACTCATTTTTAATTTATATGATTATTGGATTATTTAGTGGTTTTTATTATAGAGAATTGACGAAAATGCACGATTTTACGGGTGATACACAATTATCATTAGTTCATACACATACATTAATTTTAGGTATGTTCATGTTTTTATTATTACTACCTTTAGAAAAAGTTTTTAAATTAAGTAGCTATTATTTATTTAATTGGTTTTTCGTGATTTATCATATTGGTTTATTAGTTACAATTGGTATGATGACAGTCAAAGGTACATATCAAGTTATAGGTAAAACTGTTCCAGCATCTTTCCCTGGTTTTGCAGGTATGGGACATACGGCTATGTTAGCCGCATTATTAATACTGTTTTTCTTATTAAGACAGGCGATCATCAAAGAACCAAGAGATTAA
- a CDS encoding lipocalin-like domain-containing protein, which produces MSQLQEQLIGTWSLVSYQDEDENGQIFYPLGKDATGFIMYNPDGYMSAQLMQQGRPAYASGDLHTGTKDEMAKAAHGYLAYAGKYELDEENQTVYHTMNVSMNPTWLGDTQPRIFKLEGHTLSIENGNNPNQKLVWQRVNH; this is translated from the coding sequence ATGAGTCAATTACAAGAGCAATTAATCGGTACATGGTCATTAGTAAGTTATCAAGATGAAGATGAAAATGGCCAAATTTTCTATCCATTAGGCAAAGATGCAACTGGGTTTATTATGTATAATCCAGATGGTTATATGTCAGCTCAATTGATGCAACAAGGTCGTCCTGCTTATGCATCTGGTGATCTTCACACTGGTACTAAAGATGAAATGGCGAAAGCTGCACATGGCTATTTAGCTTATGCTGGTAAATATGAATTAGATGAAGAAAACCAAACCGTTTATCATACGATGAACGTTAGTATGAATCCAACATGGTTAGGTGATACACAACCACGTATATTCAAACTTGAAGGTCATACACTTAGCATTGAAAATGGAAACAATCCCAATCAAAAACTCGTTTGGCAACGCGTTAATCATTAA